Proteins encoded in a region of the Elaeis guineensis isolate ETL-2024a chromosome 7, EG11, whole genome shotgun sequence genome:
- the LOC105048027 gene encoding protein IQ-domain 26, with translation MGRATRWLRSLIGGKKESKEPKEQANYGAEERREKKRWSFGKSARDSSEVVVGHNPSTAADTAWLRSIYAESEKEQSKHAIAVAAATAAAADAAVAAAQAAVAVVRLTSQGRGTLFGVHERRAAVKIQTAFRAYLAKKALRALKALVKLQALVRGYLVRKQAALTLQSMQALIRAQATVRAQRSRNLLPSERRFQPEIRPRRSLERFDDTRSEHMASVHSRRLSASLDNASNGFDRSPKIVEIDTCRPRSRSSRRTSPSVLDLADELPPQSISSPLPCQIPSRISIPDCRNFQDYDWCLTGEKCRFSATAQSTPRYMNSAGTMPVTPAKSLSVAEGVFRRFLNTSHCPSYMANTQSFEAKVRSQSAPKQRPEPAGIRKRLPLSEVMVESRASLSGVGMQRSCTRVQEAFNFKSAVVGRLDRSSELSREAEREFYLQRKW, from the exons ATGGGTCGGGCTACGCGGTGGCTGAGGAGCCTCATCGGTGGCAAGAAGGAGAGCAAGGAGCCGAAGGAGCAGGCCAATTATGGGGCcgaagagaggagggagaagaaAAGGTGGAGCTTCGGCAAGTCGGCGAGGGACTCCAGCGAAGTGGTGGTGGGTCACAATCCTTCTACGGCGGCGGACACAGCATGGTTGAGATCTATCTATGCTGAAAGCGAGAAGGAGCAGAGCAAACATGCCATCGCAGTGGCGGCagccaccgccgccgccgccgatgCCGCAGTGGCAGCAGCACAGGCGGCCGTGGCGGTTGTTCGGCTCACAAGCCAGGGGAGGGGCACCCTCTTTGGTGTCCACGAGCGGCGGGCAGCTGTGAAGATCCAGACTGCTTTCAGAGCTTATTTG GCAAAGAAAGCTCTCCGGGCTCTCAAAGCACTTGTTAAGTTGCAGGCCTTGGTTAGAGGCTATCTAGTTCGCAAGCAAGCGGCCTTAACCCTCCAGAGCATGCAAGCTCTCATCAGAGCTCAGGCGACGGTTCGAGCTCAGAGATCTCGCAATCTTCTCCCCAGTGAGCGGAGATTCCAACCAGAAATCCGCCCCCGGAGATCTCTG GAAAGGTTCGACGACACGAGGAGCGAACACATGGCATCAGTCCACAGCCGGAGGCTATCGGCGAGCCTCGACAACGCTTCCAATGGCTTCGACCGGAGCCCAAAGATCGTCGAAATCGACACCTGCCGCCCCAGGTCGCGATCTTCCCGCCGGACCAGCCCCTCTGTTCTGGACCTGGCTGACGAGCTGCCCCCCCAGTCGATCTCCTCCCCTCTCCCTTGCCAGATTCCCTCCCGGATCTCCATCCCCGACTGCCGAAACTTCCAGGACTACGACTGGTGCCTCACCGGCGAGAAATGCCGGTTCTCGGCCACGGCACAGAGCACCCCCCGCTACATGAATTCCGCCGGCACCATGCCGGTGACTCCGGCCAAGAGTTTGAGCGTTGCCGAAGGAGTCTTCCGCCGGTTTCTGAACACCTCGCATTGCCCCAGCTACATGGCAAACACTCAGTCCTTCGAGGCAAAAGTCCGATCACAGAGTGCACCGAAGCAGAGGCCGGAGCCGGCGGGGATAAGAAAGAGGCTCCCTCTGAGCGAGGTTATGGTGGAGTCCAGAGCCAGCCTTAGTGGGGTCGGAATGCAGAGGTCTTGCACTCGAGTACAAGAGGCTTTCAACTTCAAGAGCGCCGTGGTGGGCCGGCTCGATAGGTCTTCAGAGCTGAGTAGGGAAGCAGAGAGGGAGTTCTACTTGCAGAGGAAGTGGTGA